The Pyricularia oryzae 70-15 chromosome 5, whole genome shotgun sequence genome includes a region encoding these proteins:
- a CDS encoding fungal cellulose binding domain-containing protein: MPSKLTVLASGALLLTSVGSAAVPCSSPQYLVTFGDSYSQTGFNTSLAKPTASNPLGNPALPGWTSSGGLNYVGQLAGKTVGNGGAAPVLSYNFADGGATTDSAIVAPYAPTVRSFVDQVAVFEQTLGARPRSEGWADWTAEDALFGVWMGVNDVGNSHWLANATDVVDALTLRYFDGLDALYEAGGRNFYLLTVPPTERSPLMMSSNSSPTLVPMLEYYRKSISSQLAVWETSHDDADVRIVDSVPAFNIPLDDPTSYGAPNASCYGAPGTAEGGKSCLWFNDYHPAIEIHKMVAKAVADAWKGKFF; the protein is encoded by the exons ATGCCCTCTAAACTCACCGTTCTCGCCTCTGGCGCCCTCCTGCTCACCAGCGTAGGGAGTGCAGCCGTCCCCTGCTCCTCGCCGCAGTACCTCGTGACCTTTGGCGATTCGTACTCGCAGACGGGCTTCAACACGTCGCTCGCCAAACCCACCGCCTCGAACCCGCTCGGCAACCCAGCGCTGCCGGGGTGGACGTCCAGCGGCGGGCTCAACTACGTCGGCCAGCTGGCGGGCAAGACCGTCGGCAACGGCGGGGCGGCCCCCGTGCTGTCGTACAACTTTGCCGACGGCGGGGCGACCACCGACTCGGCCATCGTGGCGCCCTACGCGCCCACGGTGCGCAGCTTCGTGGACCAGGTGGCTGTGTTTGAGCAGACGCTGGGCGCGAGGCCGAGGTCCGAGGGCTGGGCGGATTGGACGGCCGAGGATGCGCTGTTTGGGGTGTGGATGGGCGTCAATGATGTTGGAAACTCGCACTGGTTGGCCAACGCGACTGACGTGGTGGATGCGTTGACCCTGAGGTACTTTGATGGCCTGGATGCGCTGTATGAGGCTGGCGGTCGCAACTTTTACCTCTTGACTGTTCCGC CCACCGAGAGGTCGCCCCTCATGATGTCGAGCAATTCGTCGCCGACGCTTGTGCCGATGCTCGAGTACTACAGGAAAAGCATAAGCTCGCAGCTGGCAGTCTGGGAAACCTCGCACGACGACGCAGACGTCCGGATAGTCGACTCGGTGCCAGCGTTCAACATCCCGCTTGATGATCCGACATCGTATGGAGCGCCCAACGCTTCTTGCTATGGTGCCCCTGGGACAGCCGAGGGAGGCAAGTCTTGTTTGTGGTTCAACGACTACCACCCTGCGATCGAGATACACAAGATGGTTGCAAAGGCAGTGGCGGATGCGTGGAAGGGCAAGTTCTTTTGA